One genomic region from Bradyrhizobium icense encodes:
- a CDS encoding peptidoglycan DD-metalloendopeptidase family protein, producing MSRVAELLRSRRVPQVAVLALMSVGFAGCSADMQTRFSDSSFSNPFASQPEATGSVRAPAADRRELPQYARPQSQAPQFQSQALPPPAVAAPHAYPPSSGGVSGGGRGVSSYAPPSHPPIETTATVPPRSVAAARPPAQGGGTTIIVGTSDTLDILAKRYNVSAAAILQANGYKGPRILSPGQQLIIPRQTAAAAPAPAAPASKPVATAAAAPSVHVVNRGDTLMGIARRNQVSVSELARANNLDRSAKLSLGMKLTVPGSKSAAAAPAAQPVAAAPAQPVAAVAAPATKVASAGGPPQSARLASATTNVTEEKPVVEQASVKPSEATGALPTFRWPVRGKVITSYGAKTNGKSNDGINLAVPEGTPVKAAEDGVVAYSGNELKGYGNLVLVRHSNGYVTAYAHASELLVKRGDTIKRGQIIAKSGQSGEVGSPQLHFEIRKGSSPVDPLQFLNGA from the coding sequence ATGTCCCGTGTCGCCGAGTTGCTTCGCTCGCGTCGGGTACCGCAGGTCGCGGTGCTGGCGCTGATGTCGGTCGGCTTTGCCGGCTGCAGCGCCGATATGCAGACGCGCTTTTCCGATAGCTCGTTCTCCAATCCCTTTGCCTCCCAGCCCGAAGCGACCGGTTCGGTACGCGCTCCCGCCGCCGATCGCCGCGAGCTGCCGCAATATGCCCGGCCGCAGTCGCAGGCTCCGCAATTCCAGTCCCAAGCCCTGCCGCCGCCCGCTGTTGCTGCGCCGCACGCCTACCCCCCCAGCTCGGGCGGGGTGTCCGGAGGAGGTCGCGGCGTTTCGTCCTATGCGCCGCCATCCCATCCGCCGATCGAGACCACCGCCACGGTACCGCCGCGCTCGGTGGCAGCCGCCCGTCCGCCTGCGCAGGGTGGTGGTACCACGATCATTGTCGGCACCAGCGACACGCTCGACATTCTGGCCAAGCGCTACAACGTCTCAGCCGCCGCGATCCTGCAGGCCAATGGCTATAAGGGCCCGCGCATATTGTCGCCCGGCCAGCAACTGATCATTCCCCGGCAGACGGCGGCGGCTGCGCCGGCACCCGCAGCCCCGGCCAGCAAGCCGGTCGCTACTGCCGCGGCGGCGCCGAGCGTCCATGTCGTCAATCGCGGCGATACGCTGATGGGCATCGCCCGGCGGAATCAGGTTTCGGTCAGCGAGCTCGCCAGGGCCAACAATCTCGATCGGTCCGCCAAGCTCAGCCTCGGCATGAAGCTCACCGTGCCGGGTTCGAAATCCGCGGCCGCAGCTCCGGCGGCGCAGCCCGTTGCCGCAGCTCCCGCCCAGCCGGTCGCCGCGGTTGCCGCACCGGCTACCAAAGTGGCCTCGGCCGGCGGTCCGCCGCAGAGTGCGCGGCTGGCCTCCGCCACCACGAATGTTACCGAAGAAAAGCCCGTCGTCGAGCAAGCCTCGGTCAAGCCCAGCGAGGCCACCGGCGCGCTGCCGACCTTCCGCTGGCCGGTGCGCGGCAAGGTGATCACAAGCTACGGCGCCAAGACGAACGGCAAATCGAATGACGGCATCAACCTGGCGGTGCCGGAAGGAACGCCCGTGAAAGCCGCGGAAGACGGCGTGGTCGCCTATTCCGGTAACGAGCTCAAGGGCTACGGCAATCTGGTTCTGGTGCGGCACTCCAACGGTTACGTCACCGCATATGCCCATGCGAGTGAACTGCTGGTGAAGCGCGGCGATACCATCAAGCGCGGCCAGATCATTGCCAAGTCGGGTCAATCGGGCGAGGTGGGGTCGCCGCAGCTCCACTTCGAGATCCGCAAGGGATCTTCACCGGTTGACCCGCTGCAATTCCTGAACGGGGCGTGA
- a CDS encoding ATP-binding protein: MSKKAKKTAAQPAPRATPKAASRGQPKTATKGPANTLNGATAERIAIALEAIAGHLSAASPAAGRPESFGSADAFVWHPDGRLSPVPRVSRVELGLLKGIDRMRDILIENTERFADGLPANNALLWGARGMGKSSLVKATHADINVDRKPADRLKLIEIHREDIESLPGLMDLLRSSDFRFIVFCDDLSFDGNDASYKSLKAVLEGGIEGRPDNVILYATSNRRHLLAREMIENERSTAINPGEAVEEKVSLSDRFGLWLGFHRCSQDEYLAMVRGYCGHFGIEIADEELEREALEWSTTRGSRSGRVAWQFTQELAGRLGVRLAGK; this comes from the coding sequence ATGTCGAAAAAAGCCAAGAAAACTGCGGCTCAACCAGCGCCCCGCGCCACCCCCAAGGCCGCCTCGCGAGGGCAGCCGAAAACCGCGACAAAAGGTCCGGCAAATACGCTTAACGGAGCCACCGCCGAGCGGATCGCCATTGCGCTGGAAGCCATCGCCGGCCATCTTTCCGCGGCCTCTCCGGCGGCGGGACGGCCCGAGTCGTTCGGCTCCGCCGACGCCTTTGTCTGGCATCCGGACGGGCGCCTTTCGCCGGTGCCGCGCGTCAGCCGTGTCGAGCTCGGCCTGCTCAAGGGCATCGACCGGATGCGCGACATCCTGATCGAAAACACCGAGCGCTTTGCCGACGGCCTGCCCGCCAACAACGCGCTGCTGTGGGGCGCACGCGGCATGGGCAAGTCGTCGCTGGTGAAGGCGACACATGCCGACATCAACGTCGATCGCAAACCGGCCGACCGGCTGAAGCTGATCGAGATTCACCGCGAGGATATCGAGAGCCTGCCCGGCCTGATGGATCTCCTGCGCAGCTCCGATTTCCGCTTCATCGTGTTCTGCGACGACCTCTCCTTCGATGGCAACGACGCTTCTTACAAGTCGCTGAAGGCGGTGCTGGAAGGCGGTATCGAAGGGCGCCCTGACAACGTCATCCTCTACGCCACCTCGAATCGGCGGCACCTCTTGGCGCGTGAGATGATCGAGAACGAACGCTCGACCGCGATCAATCCCGGCGAAGCGGTCGAGGAGAAGGTGTCGCTGTCGGATCGTTTTGGTCTGTGGCTCGGCTTCCACCGCTGCAGTCAGGATGAGTACCTCGCCATGGTCCGCGGCTATTGCGGCCATTTCGGCATCGAAATTGCCGACGAAGAGCTGGAGCGCGAAGCCTTGGAATGGTCGACCACCCGCGGCTCCCGCTCGGGCCGCGTGGCCTGGCAGTTCACGCAGGAGTTGGCGGGACGGCTGGGCGTGAGGTTAGCGGGGAAGTAG
- the yajC gene encoding preprotein translocase subunit YajC produces MLITPAYAQAAAGGDANSMLMSLLPFALIFVIMYFLILRPQQKKIKDHQELVKNIRRGDTVVTSGGLVGKVTQVVDDDQIEFEISDGVRVRQMRQMISGVRAKGEPAKEKSEAKDETSAS; encoded by the coding sequence ATGCTGATTACCCCTGCGTACGCCCAGGCTGCAGCCGGTGGCGATGCCAACAGCATGTTGATGTCGCTGCTGCCGTTCGCGCTGATCTTCGTGATCATGTACTTCCTGATTCTGCGGCCGCAGCAGAAGAAGATCAAGGATCACCAGGAACTGGTCAAAAACATCCGCCGCGGGGACACCGTCGTCACCTCGGGCGGCCTGGTCGGCAAGGTGACCCAGGTGGTGGACGACGACCAGATCGAGTTCGAGATTTCTGACGGCGTCCGCGTGCGGCAGATGCGGCAGATGATTTCGGGCGTCCGCGCCAAGGGCGAGCCGGCCAAGGAAAAGAGTGAGGCCAAGGACGAGACGTCCGCGAGCTGA